One Rhea pennata isolate bPtePen1 chromosome 3, bPtePen1.pri, whole genome shotgun sequence DNA segment encodes these proteins:
- the CNIH4 gene encoding protein cornichon homolog 4 isoform X1 has translation MESVVFIFSLIDCCALIFLAVYFIITLSDLECDYINARSCCSKLNKWVVPELIGHAIVTVLMLISLHWFIFLLNLPVATWNIYRFIMVPSGNMGVFDPTEIHNRGQLKSHMKEAMIKLGFHLLCFFMYLYSMILALIND, from the exons atgGAGTCGGTGGTCTTCATCTTCTCGCTCATCGACTGCTGCGCCCTCATCTTCCTCGCCGTCTACTTC ATAATTACACTGTCGGATCTGGAATGCGACTACATTAATGCTAGATCTTGCTGCTCAAAGCTCAATAAA tggGTTGTTCCTGAGTTGATTGGCCATGCTATTGTAACGGTATTAATGCTTATTTCATTGCACTGGTTCATCTTTCTCCTTAATTTGCCAGTAGCAACATGGAATATATATAG GTTCATTATGGTGCCAAGTGGAAACATGGGGGTATTTGATCCCACAGAGATCCATAACCGAGGACAACTGAAATCACACATGAAGGAAGCCATGATTAAACTAGGCTTTCATCTGCTCTGTTTCTTCATGTACCTTTACAG TATGATTCTGGCTTTGATAAATGATTGA
- the CNIH4 gene encoding protein cornichon homolog 4 isoform X2 gives MFFTSCKTMEWVVPELIGHAIVTVLMLISLHWFIFLLNLPVATWNIYRFIMVPSGNMGVFDPTEIHNRGQLKSHMKEAMIKLGFHLLCFFMYLYSMILALIND, from the exons ATGTTTTTTACGTCCTGCAAAACTATGGAG tggGTTGTTCCTGAGTTGATTGGCCATGCTATTGTAACGGTATTAATGCTTATTTCATTGCACTGGTTCATCTTTCTCCTTAATTTGCCAGTAGCAACATGGAATATATATAG GTTCATTATGGTGCCAAGTGGAAACATGGGGGTATTTGATCCCACAGAGATCCATAACCGAGGACAACTGAAATCACACATGAAGGAAGCCATGATTAAACTAGGCTTTCATCTGCTCTGTTTCTTCATGTACCTTTACAG TATGATTCTGGCTTTGATAAATGATTGA